Genomic segment of Ewingella sp. CoE-038-23:
TGCAAGGCGAGGCTGAGATCGGCCGCCAGCGAGCGGCCGGTAAATGCCGGAATATTGGTTGCCAGTAGCTCACCGGTTTGTGGCGACACTAGCCCCGCCGTGGAGATAGCCAGCGGCGTGTCGGCAGGGTAGTCCGGCGCGTACTGGGTGATCAAACCTTGTACGGCGGCAACGAAAGCATCCCACGAGGCGGTCGGGGTCGGCACCTTGCCAAACTCCTCCACTTCGCCTGAACGCGCGGAAATACCAAACTTAATAAATGAACCGCCGATATCGGCACAAAAAACCGCCGCGTCAGCTGACGCAGCGGAGAAAGGTTTGCTCATGAGCGGGTATCCAGTAAATCGCGTAATCCATCGCCCAGGACGTTAAATCCGAGCACCGTCAGCATGATAGCCAGACCGGGGAACAGCGAAAGGTAAATATTTATGCCGAGGAAGTTTCGGCCATCGCTCATCATAGTACCCCATTCCGGCATGGGTGGCTGCACGCCTAGGCCAAGAAACGAGAGGCTAGCTGCGGCCAAAATCACCGTACCGGCAGTCAGGGTTGATTGGACAATAATCGGCCCGACGGCGTTGCGCAGAATGTAGTGCACGATAATCCGGTAGTGTGACAAGCCGAGTGCCTGCGCTGCCTCGACGTATTCCATCTGCTTTAGGCCGAGAGTCAGGTTGCGGCTGAGGCGGGCATAAACCGGAATGGCGAACAGCGAGATGGCAATCAGCAAGTTGACCAATCCGCCGCCCAGAATGCTGACCACCAAAATCGCCAACACGATGCCGGGGAAGGCAAACAGCATGTCCATAAACCACATGATGACCATATCGACATAGCGCCCGACCATCCCGGCGATCACCCCCAGCGGGATGCCGATAAGCATCGCCAAACCGACGCTCAGCACCACTTCGATAATGGAAATCCGCGCGCCGTAAATTACCCGAGCGAAAATATCACGACCATAGTCGTCGGTGCCAAACAGGTGGTCCGCCGAAGGGGCGAGGAGGGTATCAATCAAGTCCTGCGCGTAGGGATCGTGACGGGTGAGCCACGGCGCGAAAATACCGACTAAAACAATCGCGCCGACAATCAGACAGCCAAAGGTCACCGCCGGATGACGCCATAACCAGCGGAAGAACCGCAGCGTGCGCGGCTTGCGACGGGGTAGTTGCGTGATAATGGCAGACATTAATCGAACCTTATTTTTGGATTCAAGAAGGCAATCAACAGCTCGCCGAGCAGATTCATCACCACCACGCCGCACACTGCGACCAGCGCCACGCCCTGAATAACCGGGTAATCGCGATAGCGCACCGAGTCCACCAACAGACGCCCGATGCCCGGCCAGTTAAACACCGACTCGGTGACCACCGCGCCGCCAATCAGGCTGCCGAAGTTGAGGGCGACAATGGTGACAATCGGGATCAGCGCGTTGCGAAACGCGTGGCTGCAATAGATGGTGACGGCGGACAGCCCTTTGGCGCGCGCGGTGCGGATGTAGTCCTCCGACAGCACGTCGAGCATGCTCGAGCGGGTCATGCGCGCCATCACCGCCATAGGTAACACCGCCAGCGTCACCGACGGCAGGATGTAACTCTTCCACGAGGTCGCGCCGAGCAGCGGCAGCCAGCCGAGCGACACCGAGAAGTAGTTCATCGCCATCAGCCCGAGCCAGAAGTTAGCAATAGAAGCCCCGGCAATCGCCAGCAGCATCACGCCGTAGTCCGGCCAGCGATTGCGATACACCGCGCCAATCATCCCGGCGGGGACGCCAATCACCACCGCCAAAAAGTAGGCCAGCACGGCGAGTGCTAGCGTATAGGGCAGGCGCTCGCCGATCTCCTGCGTCACGGGCTGCTGCGACTGCAGGGACAGCCCGAGATTCCCGTGCAAAACGTCGGTGGCAAAATGCACGTACTGGGTGACGATCGGCTGATCCAACCCAAGGCGCACGCGCATATTGTCCACCGCTTCCTGCGTTGCTTCCGGCCCGGCCATCAGGCGCGCCGGGTCGCCCGGCAGCGCGCGGATAGACCCAAAAATCAGCATCGACACGCCGATCAGAATGACCGGGAAGGCGATGAGTTTTTTTGCCAGATAAGCTTTCATATCAACCCTTATGTGCGTCTTTTACAACAATCTGACCGCCCGGAACCATGGTGACGCCGGACACGCCGGTGCCTGTCGCAAACAGGTCATTCTGGTAGTACAGCAGCACTTGCGGCGCCTGCTGGTTGATCTCTTTCTGCGCCTCGACGTAGATGGCGTTGCGGGCGTTTTCATCCTGCGTTGACGCCGCCTTGTCTAGCATTTCATCCAGTTTAGGGTCGTTGAAGAAGCCGAGGTTGGCACCGCCCGGCGCAAAGCTTTTGCTGTAGTAGAGTGGGCGAAGTTGCAGATCCGCGCCGTTAACGCCGGAAGACCAGGACGCCAGCACCGCGCCGGTGTTATCGGCCTTTTTGCCTGCCTGATCGGCAAAGGCGGCTTTGGCCCACACGCCGCTTTCCATCTGGCGGACGTCCAGCTTGACGCCAATTTTCGCCCACATGCTTTGCAGCACTTGGCCGATACGCGCGTCCTGCCCCTGTACGGCAATCGACATAGTAAAGCCGTTCGGCAGCCCAGCCTCTTTCAGCAGCGCCTTGGCTTTCTCCAGATTTAGCGGGTACGGATTGAGGGTTTTGTCATAGCCCGCCGTCACAGGCGCGAGAGGCGAGTTAGC
This window contains:
- a CDS encoding ABC transporter permease, translating into MSAIITQLPRRKPRTLRFFRWLWRHPAVTFGCLIVGAIVLVGIFAPWLTRHDPYAQDLIDTLLAPSADHLFGTDDYGRDIFARVIYGARISIIEVVLSVGLAMLIGIPLGVIAGMVGRYVDMVIMWFMDMLFAFPGIVLAILVVSILGGGLVNLLIAISLFAIPVYARLSRNLTLGLKQMEYVEAAQALGLSHYRIIVHYILRNAVGPIIVQSTLTAGTVILAAASLSFLGLGVQPPMPEWGTMMSDGRNFLGINIYLSLFPGLAIMLTVLGFNVLGDGLRDLLDTRS
- a CDS encoding ABC transporter permease → MKAYLAKKLIAFPVILIGVSMLIFGSIRALPGDPARLMAGPEATQEAVDNMRVRLGLDQPIVTQYVHFATDVLHGNLGLSLQSQQPVTQEIGERLPYTLALAVLAYFLAVVIGVPAGMIGAVYRNRWPDYGVMLLAIAGASIANFWLGLMAMNYFSVSLGWLPLLGATSWKSYILPSVTLAVLPMAVMARMTRSSMLDVLSEDYIRTARAKGLSAVTIYCSHAFRNALIPIVTIVALNFGSLIGGAVVTESVFNWPGIGRLLVDSVRYRDYPVIQGVALVAVCGVVVMNLLGELLIAFLNPKIRFD